One window of the Desulfovulcanus ferrireducens genome contains the following:
- a CDS encoding molybdate ABC transporter substrate-binding protein, whose protein sequence is MDKKLPVIPDEREEDLQNLHLADRADLIVFLAGNQFMLAGELMQAFQKQYPEVENIFYETLPPGLELKQILAGGAMFRGQVIDVCPDVYTSVSLKSMQLLEEKDLIFNDYFVYAHNRLSLMVARGNPKKIVSVSDLAREDVRVSQPDPEVEDIGHYILNMYLKAGGENLVLTIMQDKLSRGLTRLTTVHHRETPERIMNGQADVGPVWYTEILSAQQKGLPLEGVEVGEDLDQHEEVNYYVCRLKKGLHQENGKKIVRFLKSGQAQDIYKKFGFVPEEF, encoded by the coding sequence ATGGACAAAAAATTACCTGTAATCCCGGATGAGCGAGAGGAAGATTTGCAAAATCTGCATTTGGCTGACAGGGCGGATTTAATTGTATTTTTGGCCGGAAACCAGTTTATGCTTGCTGGTGAGCTTATGCAGGCCTTTCAAAAACAATACCCGGAAGTAGAAAATATTTTTTATGAGACCCTCCCCCCGGGATTGGAACTGAAGCAGATCCTGGCGGGTGGAGCCATGTTCCGCGGGCAGGTAATTGACGTTTGTCCGGATGTGTATACTTCTGTTTCTCTAAAGAGTATGCAGTTGCTTGAAGAAAAGGATTTAATTTTTAACGATTATTTTGTTTATGCCCACAACAGGCTTTCTTTGATGGTTGCCAGAGGCAATCCCAAAAAGATTGTTTCGGTTTCGGACCTGGCCCGGGAAGACGTGCGCGTATCTCAACCCGATCCTGAAGTAGAGGATATCGGACACTATATTTTAAACATGTATTTAAAGGCCGGAGGGGAAAATCTGGTCCTGACAATTATGCAGGACAAATTATCCAGGGGACTTACCAGACTGACCACCGTGCATCATCGAGAGACACCAGAACGAATCATGAACGGCCAGGCAGATGTGGGACCTGTCTGGTATACGGAGATTTTGAGTGCCCAACAAAAAGGATTGCCTCTTGAGGGAGTGGAGGTAGGTGAAGATTTGGACCAGCATGAGGAAGTCAATTACTATGTCTGCCGGCTAAAAAAAGGTCTGCATCAAGAAAATGGAAAAAAAATTGTGCGTTTCTTAAAGTCCGGACAGGCGCAGGACATTTATAAAAAATTCGGTTTCGTGCCGGAGGAGTTTTAA
- a CDS encoding sigma-54-dependent transcriptional regulator, whose protein sequence is MTGDILVIDDEKNYLLILEAILQEEGYTVTALSDPEMALVYLEESEVDVVITDMKMPGLSGRDVLEHVRKHYPHIPVLIMTAYGSIDGAVEAMKCGAFDYITKPFANDELLLSVRKAMHLAQAAQENRLLRENLAERYGRHQIVGKSKAIREVLRMVERVAQTRSTVLITGESGTGKELIARAIHYSSQRKDAPFVSLNCMSLNPGVLESELFGHEKGSFTGAVARKKGRFELAHQGTLFLDEIGELSSDLQVKLLRVLQEKSFERVGGNEPIKVDIRLVAATNKDLRQAVAKGEFREDLFYRLNVVNIHLPPLRERREDIPLLVAHFLQKLAEENKTEIKSFTPEAMEYLTAYEWPGNVRQLENVVERCLVLSTSQNIDVDELPAEIRDEEAQFKSAVDFLPPKLNLAETLEKIEAALIKRALVRSNFVQVKAAEQLGISKSLLQYKLKKYHISLSP, encoded by the coding sequence ATGACCGGAGATATCTTAGTCATTGATGATGAAAAAAATTATTTACTTATTTTAGAGGCTATTCTGCAGGAAGAAGGTTACACGGTAACAGCTCTGAGTGATCCTGAAATGGCTCTGGTTTATTTGGAAGAGTCTGAAGTGGACGTGGTTATCACTGATATGAAAATGCCGGGACTTAGCGGCCGGGATGTATTAGAGCATGTCAGGAAACATTATCCGCATATCCCTGTTTTGATCATGACAGCCTATGGAAGCATAGATGGCGCTGTTGAGGCCATGAAATGCGGGGCATTTGATTATATTACAAAACCGTTCGCCAATGATGAGTTGCTTTTATCCGTACGAAAGGCCATGCACTTGGCCCAGGCGGCTCAGGAGAACAGGTTGTTACGCGAGAATCTTGCTGAAAGGTATGGCCGGCATCAGATTGTTGGCAAAAGCAAGGCCATACGCGAAGTCCTGCGTATGGTCGAACGGGTGGCCCAGACCAGATCCACAGTGCTCATAACAGGGGAGTCAGGAACTGGTAAGGAGCTTATTGCCAGAGCCATACACTATTCATCACAGAGAAAAGACGCTCCTTTTGTCTCGCTCAATTGTATGTCTTTAAATCCTGGCGTGCTGGAAAGTGAGCTTTTTGGACATGAGAAAGGTTCTTTTACCGGGGCAGTGGCCAGAAAAAAAGGGCGGTTTGAACTGGCCCACCAAGGAACCTTGTTTCTGGATGAGATAGGCGAGTTGTCCTCTGATTTACAGGTAAAGCTTTTGCGTGTTCTCCAGGAGAAATCATTTGAGCGGGTTGGTGGCAATGAACCCATAAAGGTAGATATTCGTCTCGTAGCGGCAACTAACAAAGACCTTCGCCAGGCTGTGGCTAAAGGTGAATTTCGCGAAGACCTTTTTTATCGCTTAAACGTGGTCAATATCCATCTGCCGCCACTTAGAGAAAGAAGAGAGGATATTCCTTTGTTGGTGGCTCACTTTCTGCAGAAGTTGGCCGAGGAGAACAAGACCGAAATAAAGTCTTTTACTCCTGAGGCCATGGAATATTTAACCGCTTATGAGTGGCCGGGCAATGTGCGCCAGCTTGAAAATGTGGTCGAGAGGTGTCTTGTTTTGTCCACAAGCCAGAACATTGATGTAGATGAGCTACCGGCAGAAATTCGCGATGAAGAAGCCCAGTTTAAAAGCGCGGTGGACTTTTTGCCCCCAAAATTAAACCTGGCTGAAACACTGGAAAAAATCGAAGCGGCCCTGATTAAACGGGCTCTGGTCAGGAGCAATTTTGTCCAGGTCAAGGCAGCCGAGCAGTTGGGTATTTCCAAAAGCCTTTTGCAATACAAACTAAAAAAATATCACATTAGTTTGAGTCCGTAG
- a CDS encoding 4Fe-4S dicluster domain-containing protein, whose product MKILRAISMEKCIGCSSCTLACARLVHKTVSWKKAGIHIQTSGGLSTGFEAIHCLACNPAPCIEPCPTAALIQRPGGGIIFKSKLCIHCGKCAKACPVKAIYFDPKENIPIFCLHCGKCVDFCPHQCLAYE is encoded by the coding sequence GTGAAAATTTTGCGTGCCATAAGTATGGAAAAATGCATAGGTTGCTCCAGTTGCACTTTGGCCTGTGCCCGGTTGGTACATAAAACTGTGTCCTGGAAGAAAGCGGGCATCCACATCCAAACTTCAGGTGGCTTAAGCACAGGCTTCGAAGCCATTCATTGTCTGGCCTGCAATCCTGCCCCCTGTATCGAACCATGTCCTACAGCGGCTTTGATCCAGCGTCCCGGTGGAGGGATTATTTTTAAATCCAAACTGTGTATTCACTGCGGCAAATGTGCAAAGGCCTGTCCTGTGAAAGCCATCTATTTTGACCCCAAAGAAAATATTCCTATTTTCTGTCTTCATTGTGGAAAGTGCGTTGATTTTTGCCCCCACCAATGTCTTGCTTATGAATAA
- a CDS encoding aldehyde ferredoxin oxidoreductase N-terminal domain-containing protein, translating to MNNKFKVLVVDLSQKKASIEYFDQRNNWLGGSGLAAGLFAHFADLKADPFDPSQPIILAIGPLTGYFPMMSKTVLGFQSPYHGQYAETHAGGRSALAIRFTGYDAIVIKGRAERLSCLAISSKSIDIHETPYLQGQDIFKTGKILRRVYPEHSGHRSILRIGPAGENLASFALINVDTYRHFGRLGSGAIMGAKNLKGIVLAGDSHIEFEATQGKEYNKTYDEIYSIITKTKAVHKYHDLGTAQNLIPLNELKALPWRNLQATKDTKIENISGETFAEKLLLRQTACAHCPVGCIHIGLLREKFGPEHEFLYRQVAYDYEPIFAVGSMLGLTQEDYVLTLLEDVERVGLDVISTGVALAWATEALQKGVVSLSQTLVPLEFGQLGPYREAITHLAFKKNDFYAQLAQGTMKAAEKFGGEDFACVLGQEMAGYATGETYFVSQALGFRHSHLDSGAYSFDQEEDSKNISKAINFMLEQERYRCLLNSMVGCLFGRKAYPVENICKALNSLGYSYSKEQLEETAKEIQASRWALKIKTGFDPEQVKIPKRYLEVENWKGKIDPDFLEQLKKAYAQEIKKLSQS from the coding sequence ATGAACAATAAATTCAAAGTCCTGGTAGTTGACTTGAGTCAAAAAAAGGCCAGCATTGAATATTTTGATCAGAGAAATAATTGGCTTGGCGGCTCAGGACTAGCGGCCGGGCTTTTTGCCCACTTTGCAGACTTAAAAGCCGACCCTTTTGATCCCTCTCAGCCCATAATCCTGGCCATTGGCCCTTTGACCGGATATTTCCCCATGATGAGTAAAACCGTGCTTGGATTTCAATCTCCCTATCACGGTCAATATGCCGAAACCCATGCCGGCGGAAGGTCAGCTCTGGCCATTCGCTTTACTGGCTACGACGCCATAGTGATCAAAGGCCGAGCAGAAAGATTATCCTGCCTGGCCATATCTTCAAAAAGCATCGACATCCATGAAACCCCTTATTTGCAGGGACAGGATATCTTTAAAACAGGTAAAATTTTGCGCAGGGTTTATCCTGAACATTCAGGCCACCGCTCTATCTTACGTATAGGCCCGGCAGGAGAAAATCTGGCTAGTTTTGCCCTGATAAACGTAGATACCTATCGCCATTTTGGCCGCCTGGGCAGCGGGGCAATAATGGGCGCCAAAAACTTGAAAGGAATCGTTCTAGCCGGTGACAGCCATATTGAGTTCGAGGCAACCCAGGGCAAAGAATACAATAAAACTTACGATGAAATTTACAGTATTATTACCAAGACCAAAGCTGTACACAAATATCACGATTTAGGGACGGCCCAGAATCTGATCCCCTTAAACGAACTCAAGGCCCTGCCATGGCGCAACCTACAGGCCACCAAAGACACAAAAATTGAAAATATCTCAGGCGAAACCTTTGCCGAAAAGCTCCTTTTGCGTCAAACTGCCTGTGCCCACTGCCCTGTTGGATGTATCCATATCGGTCTTTTACGCGAAAAATTTGGGCCTGAACACGAATTTTTATACCGACAGGTAGCCTATGATTATGAGCCTATTTTTGCTGTTGGCTCCATGCTGGGACTGACCCAGGAAGACTATGTCCTGACCCTGCTTGAAGACGTGGAACGCGTCGGGCTTGATGTCATAAGCACAGGAGTAGCCCTGGCCTGGGCCACAGAGGCCTTGCAAAAAGGAGTTGTCTCTTTGAGCCAGACTCTTGTTCCCCTGGAATTTGGACAACTAGGGCCATATCGCGAGGCGATCACACATCTGGCATTTAAAAAGAATGATTTTTACGCTCAACTTGCACAAGGGACGATGAAGGCCGCGGAAAAATTCGGAGGAGAGGATTTTGCCTGCGTTCTTGGTCAGGAAATGGCCGGGTATGCCACGGGAGAAACCTATTTTGTCAGCCAGGCTCTAGGTTTTCGCCACTCCCATCTGGACAGCGGAGCTTACTCCTTTGATCAGGAAGAAGATAGCAAAAATATCTCAAAGGCCATAAATTTTATGCTTGAACAGGAGAGATATCGCTGTCTCCTCAACTCTATGGTTGGTTGCCTGTTTGGACGCAAGGCCTATCCTGTGGAAAATATCTGTAAGGCACTTAATAGCCTGGGCTATTCTTATTCTAAAGAGCAACTGGAAGAGACGGCCAAAGAAATTCAGGCCTCCAGGTGGGCATTAAAAATAAAAACCGGCTTTGATCCGGAACAGGTAAAAATCCCTAAACGTTATCTGGAAGTTGAAAACTGGAAGGGTAAAATTGATCCCGACTTTCTGGAACAGCTCAAAAAGGCCTATGCCCAGGAGATCAAAAAACTAAGTCAGAGTTAA
- a CDS encoding pyridoxal phosphate-dependent aminotransferase: protein MNLSQRILSLQPSATMAINAKAQEMRAQGRKVVSLAVGEPDFVTPDHIIQAAKQALDEGFVRYTPVPGIPELRDAVGGYFSRFYQVSPEREEVILSNGGKHCLYNLFQCLLDPGDEVLIPAPYWVSYPAMVQLAQGVPVFVSTEAEDNFLVSVDKLEEAVTDKTRAIIINTPSNPTGCHYSQEQLNELAAWAKSKDIFIISDEIYDQLVYEPAKPASLAGFWAENKDRVAVVNGLSKSMAMTGWRVGFCLAHKDLIKAMTKIQGQSTSNICSIAQKGALAGLTGSYEMVEKMRQSFLTRRDLALKIVLSWPDVVCPKPDGAFYLFPRVDAIYNDKVKNSTELCQIILEEAEVALVPGAAFGDDRCVRISYALDEETLTNALNRVGEVLARLR, encoded by the coding sequence ATGAATCTATCTCAAAGGATTTTGAGCCTTCAGCCCTCGGCCACGATGGCCATTAATGCCAAGGCTCAGGAAATGCGTGCCCAGGGCCGCAAGGTGGTTAGTCTGGCTGTGGGTGAACCTGATTTTGTCACCCCTGATCATATTATCCAGGCAGCTAAACAGGCTCTGGACGAGGGGTTTGTCAGGTACACTCCGGTACCTGGCATTCCGGAGCTTAGAGATGCAGTAGGTGGGTATTTTAGCCGATTTTATCAGGTAAGCCCTGAGCGTGAAGAGGTAATTCTTTCCAATGGGGGCAAACATTGCCTTTATAATCTGTTTCAGTGTCTTCTGGACCCCGGAGATGAGGTGTTAATCCCGGCTCCGTATTGGGTTAGCTATCCGGCCATGGTCCAGCTTGCCCAGGGTGTACCAGTCTTTGTTTCGACCGAAGCTGAAGATAATTTTTTGGTCAGTGTGGATAAGCTTGAGGAGGCAGTCACGGATAAGACCAGGGCTATTATAATAAACACCCCCTCAAATCCTACCGGATGTCATTATTCCCAAGAGCAATTAAATGAATTGGCAGCCTGGGCCAAAAGCAAGGATATCTTTATCATTTCTGATGAAATTTATGATCAACTAGTTTATGAACCAGCCAAACCAGCATCCCTGGCCGGTTTCTGGGCTGAGAACAAGGACAGGGTAGCTGTAGTCAATGGTTTGTCCAAGAGTATGGCCATGACCGGATGGCGGGTTGGTTTTTGTTTGGCCCATAAAGATCTCATTAAGGCCATGACCAAAATTCAGGGCCAGAGCACATCCAATATATGCTCGATAGCCCAGAAAGGAGCACTGGCAGGGCTAACCGGCTCTTATGAGATGGTGGAAAAGATGCGCCAGAGCTTTTTAACCCGCCGGGATCTGGCCTTAAAGATTGTTTTGTCCTGGCCGGATGTTGTCTGTCCTAAACCTGATGGGGCTTTTTACCTTTTCCCCCGAGTAGATGCAATATACAACGACAAAGTGAAAAATTCCACTGAACTTTGTCAGATCATTTTAGAAGAGGCAGAAGTGGCACTGGTACCCGGAGCTGCTTTTGGCGATGATCGGTGTGTACGTATTTCTTATGCCCTCGATGAAGAGACCTTGACCAATGCCTTGAACAGGGTAGGAGAGGTTCTGGCTCGCCTTCGCTAG
- a CDS encoding tautomerase family protein: MPIISIKIAKGRSIEQKRKLVKAVTDSVVSTLDVKPEWVSVLIEEFERENWSTGGELHIDKFGSGFGHSGTK; this comes from the coding sequence GTGCCAATAATATCAATAAAAATTGCAAAAGGTCGTTCAATTGAGCAAAAACGGAAACTTGTAAAGGCAGTAACAGATTCTGTGGTTTCAACCTTGGATGTTAAACCGGAATGGGTTTCAGTTTTGATAGAAGAATTTGAGCGAGAGAATTGGTCCACTGGCGGAGAGTTGCATATTGATAAGTTTGGTTCTGGTTTTGGGCACTCAGGAACAAAATGA
- a CDS encoding glucose-6-phosphate isomerase → MPDYIQWTTAYQGRMQKVSPDEEFKWAAKISSRLKRELAEDSLPFLSLSHWPELKKSLTGLKDRIKKYDHMLLLGIGGSALGAKALQKAFAPGQDLPGHKGPWLWIGDNICTNSLEVWLKNLPPEKTLVVVISKSGGTIETISQYFLVKKWLENKLPNTWSEHILVITDADKGFLREEVARYNFISLDVPKNLGGRYSVLSAVGLVPALFMGLDIDELVAGAQAMAGPLIENEVTPQNLVRYPGWKLALWAKTLMDFDYNQLIFFIYLPLWAHFGQWFAQLWAESLGKDNKGSMPLPAIGVTDQHSLLQMFLDGPKDKGCIFLTCSGLKAGPVFDALPSGWGYLEDKALGEILEAEALGTKMAMGLNGVPLVGLDLEKDCEFSAGKLIMLLEVMTIMTGWLMDINPLNQPAVELGKRLAKARLGAGGFEKEASMLDSFLKQNQELEKF, encoded by the coding sequence ATGCCAGATTATATCCAGTGGACCACGGCCTATCAGGGACGAATGCAAAAGGTCAGCCCTGATGAGGAGTTCAAATGGGCAGCAAAAATAAGTTCACGCCTTAAAAGGGAACTTGCAGAAGACAGCTTGCCTTTTCTGTCTTTAAGTCACTGGCCAGAGTTAAAAAAGAGCCTGACTGGTCTTAAAGACAGGATAAAGAAATATGACCATATGCTTTTATTGGGGATTGGCGGATCAGCCCTGGGGGCAAAAGCCCTGCAAAAGGCATTTGCGCCAGGCCAGGATTTGCCTGGGCATAAAGGGCCGTGGTTGTGGATAGGGGATAATATCTGCACTAACTCTTTAGAGGTTTGGCTAAAAAATCTTCCTCCTGAAAAGACTTTGGTGGTGGTTATCAGTAAGTCCGGTGGCACGATAGAGACCATCAGCCAGTATTTTCTGGTTAAAAAGTGGCTTGAAAATAAATTGCCGAATACCTGGTCAGAACATATATTGGTAATCACTGATGCGGACAAAGGATTTTTGCGTGAGGAGGTGGCAAGATACAACTTCATCAGTCTGGATGTGCCGAAAAATCTAGGTGGTAGATATTCTGTACTCTCGGCCGTGGGGCTGGTGCCAGCATTGTTTATGGGACTTGATATTGATGAGCTTGTGGCCGGTGCGCAAGCTATGGCCGGTCCTTTGATTGAGAATGAAGTTACACCCCAAAATTTGGTTCGATATCCGGGCTGGAAGCTGGCTTTATGGGCTAAAACTTTAATGGATTTTGATTACAACCAGCTTATCTTTTTTATTTATCTTCCCTTATGGGCCCATTTTGGGCAGTGGTTTGCCCAACTCTGGGCAGAGAGCCTGGGGAAAGATAATAAGGGTAGCATGCCTTTGCCTGCCATTGGAGTAACTGATCAGCATTCTCTGCTCCAGATGTTTTTAGATGGCCCGAAAGATAAAGGATGTATTTTTCTTACCTGTTCAGGTCTTAAAGCCGGTCCTGTTTTTGACGCCCTTCCTTCCGGATGGGGGTATTTGGAGGACAAGGCCCTTGGCGAGATTTTGGAAGCCGAAGCCCTGGGGACTAAAATGGCCATGGGGCTGAATGGTGTGCCCCTTGTAGGGCTCGACCTGGAGAAGGATTGCGAGTTTAGTGCAGGTAAGCTGATTATGCTTCTGGAAGTCATGACGATTATGACCGGATGGCTTATGGATATAAATCCCTTAAATCAGCCAGCTGTGGAACTAGGCAAAAGACTGGCCAAAGCAAGGCTCGGAGCCGGTGGCTTTGAAAAGGAAGCAAGTATGCTGGATAGCTTTTTGAAGCAGAATCAAGAATTAGAGAAATTTTAG
- a CDS encoding sensor histidine kinase → MQTKIARPFQLVKFLSWSSLLLILGSSLVLSAFMANYAREIVLKKNHEFALLLAENLNHQIYQRFTLPTILGFGRIELKQKAQYERLEQVVRSTIHSFHVLDVRIYDNEGIVSYATDKELLGQKGLADRAVFKAITSGEYSFNLQKRISNWKAMFSFKLESESVVLRTVYPLRAERTLGLRDEPIMGILEFTQDISSDYENIVHFQWLIIMVSFTSSLILFLLLFMIIRRADRMLAERVREKEKLEKELHQNEKLASMGRMVASIAHEIRNPLGIIRSSSELLFKRAQKEDSPHSRLLEAIFQESRRLSQTVNDFLDYARPRQPKMEDVDIARVIDEALAFLHTEVKRKNVSVEKTGPEKVLVKGDKDLLYRAFYNLLSNALQAVPSGGWIKIIFHEKGPVVEILDSGPGFEPGMIEKYLEPFYTTKDTGTGLGLAIVNNIISSHGAKLTLENHEQGGAKVKVSFAAR, encoded by the coding sequence ATGCAAACAAAAATTGCCCGCCCCTTTCAGCTAGTTAAGTTTTTATCCTGGAGTTCACTCCTGCTCATTTTGGGTTCGTCTCTGGTTTTGTCTGCTTTTATGGCCAATTATGCCCGGGAAATAGTGTTAAAAAAGAATCACGAGTTCGCCTTGCTCCTGGCTGAAAACTTAAACCATCAGATTTATCAAAGGTTTACGCTGCCCACTATTTTGGGCTTCGGGCGCATCGAGCTCAAGCAAAAAGCCCAGTATGAACGTTTGGAACAGGTTGTTCGCTCAACCATCCATAGTTTTCATGTCTTGGATGTGCGGATTTATGATAACGAAGGTATTGTTTCGTACGCTACAGACAAAGAACTATTGGGCCAGAAGGGCTTGGCAGACAGGGCTGTCTTCAAGGCGATTACTTCCGGCGAATATAGTTTTAATTTGCAAAAAAGGATCTCCAATTGGAAGGCCATGTTTAGTTTTAAGTTGGAGTCGGAATCGGTTGTTTTAAGAACGGTTTACCCTTTACGAGCTGAACGAACCTTGGGTCTGCGCGATGAGCCCATTATGGGTATCCTTGAGTTTACTCAGGATATAAGTTCTGATTATGAAAACATTGTTCATTTTCAATGGCTGATCATCATGGTTTCATTCACGTCGTCTTTGATCCTGTTTTTACTTCTGTTTATGATCATTCGTCGGGCCGACCGGATGCTTGCTGAGCGGGTCAGGGAAAAGGAGAAATTGGAAAAAGAGCTGCACCAGAATGAGAAATTGGCCAGCATGGGTCGGATGGTGGCCAGTATAGCGCATGAGATTAGAAATCCTCTGGGTATTATCCGCAGCAGTAGTGAATTATTATTTAAAAGGGCCCAGAAAGAAGATAGCCCTCATAGCAGACTGCTTGAAGCCATATTTCAGGAGTCCAGACGCTTAAGCCAGACTGTGAACGACTTTTTAGATTATGCCCGGCCTAGACAGCCTAAAATGGAGGATGTGGATATTGCACGGGTCATTGATGAGGCCTTGGCCTTTTTACACACTGAGGTTAAGCGCAAAAATGTGAGCGTGGAAAAGACAGGACCGGAGAAAGTTTTGGTTAAAGGGGATAAAGACCTTTTGTATCGAGCTTTTTACAACCTGTTAAGTAATGCGCTCCAGGCTGTCCCAAGTGGAGGCTGGATTAAAATTATTTTTCACGAAAAGGGACCGGTAGTGGAGATTCTGGATTCTGGCCCGGGGTTCGAGCCAGGCATGATCGAAAAGTACTTGGAGCCCTTTTACACTACCAAGGATACAGGCACAGGCCTGGGGTTGGCCATTGTCAACAATATTATTTCCAGTCATGGGGCTAAACTGACCTTGGAGAACCATGAACAGGGCGGGGCAAAAGTAAAGGTGAGTTTTGCGGCTAGATAA